Below is a window of Streptomyces qaidamensis DNA.
TGGCCGTCGACGGCCACGGCACGGCCGTCCCCGCGCGGGGCGAGCAGCGGCAGCCCGGGCACACCTACGGCTCGCTCAGCAACCTGATCCTGTCCCTCACGGCCGTGGTGTGGGACGACGGGGCCGGTGCGTACGTGCTGCGCACCTTCCAGCGCGACGGGGCGGACTGCGCCGCTCTGCTGACCCATCTCGGGCGGTCCCTGGTCACCGAGGTGGTGCTGCGCGTCGGCGCGAACACGAACCTGCGGTGCGTGAGCCGCACGGACATCCCGGCCGGGGAGCTGTTCGCCGCGCCCGGCTCGGACGACGGGCGGACGTTCGCGGGCTTCCTGGACGAGGCGGGGCGGGTCGAGGCGATCTGGTTCGCCTTCACCGAGCATCCCTGGCTGAAGGTGTGGAGCGTCTCCCCCACCCGGCCGCTGACCTCGCGGAAGGTGACCCGGCCGTACAACTATCCGTTCTCCGACAACGTCCCCACGCCGGTGGCGGAGCTGGTCGGCCGGATGACGTCGGAGGCCGCCTGGTACCTCGCGCCGGTGCTCGGCACCGCTCAGTACGAGGCCGCCACGCTCGGGCTGGTGACGACGCTGTCCGCCGACCTCTGGGGGCCCTCCAAGAACACGCTGCTGTATCTGAAGCCGACCACGCTGCAGGTGCACGCCAACGGCTACGCGGTCCTCACCGCGCGGGACGGGGTGCAGCGGGTCGTCTCCGAGTTCGCCGCGTTCTACCGGGAGCGGCTGACGGCGTACGCCGCCCGAGGCAGCTTCCCGGTCAACGGCTCGGTGGAGATCCGGGTGACCGGCCTGGACGACCCGGCCGCCACCGGCGTGGCCGGGGCCCGTCCGCCGCTGCTGTCGGCGCTCCGGCCGCCCGAGGACCACCCCGAATGGGACACGGCCGTGTGGCTGGACGTCCTGACACTGCCGGGCACCCCGGACGCGGAGGCGTTCCTGCGCGAGATCGAGCGGTTCCTGTTGCGTACGTTCGACGGCGGGTCCGCGCTCACCCGGGTGGAGTGGTCCAAGGGGTGGGCGTACACGGACGACGACGTGTGGAGCGACCAGGAGGTGCTGGGCGACGTTGTCCCGGCGGCGGTCGGCCCGGCCGCGTGGGCGCAGGCGCGCGCCGCGCTGGACCGGCTCGATCCGCACCACGTGTACGGCAACGCCTTCCTGGACCGGCTGTTCGGCCCCTAGGGGCCGAGGTACCTGCACGGTCGGGGCGCTATTCCCGGGAGGTCAGCGCCCGCGCGTGCACCGTCCGCGCGACCTTCGGCCCCAGCCAGCGCTTGAACCGGCGCAGCGGCTCCAGCTGTCCGGCCGCCCGGTCGAGCCGGTAGTACAGCTGGGGCGGGACGTAGGGCAGCAGCGGTGAGTGGCGCTGGCCGAGCAGGGCGAACATGCGCTCCGGGGGCAGGTGCATGTAGCGCGGCAGGTTCTCGTACCACTGGGCGCTGTATCGGGCCGCGCTCTGCACCGGCAGCAGGGCCGCCTTGCGTTCCCGCTCGTAGCGGGCGAGGGCGCGCGGGAGTTCCGGGTGTTCGCGCAGCGCGGCGGCCAGGGCGATGGCGTCCTCCAGGGCGAGCGTGGTGCCGGCGCCGATGGAGTAGTGGGTGGTGTGGGCGGCGTCGCCGAGCAGGACGAGGTTGCCGTGGTGCCAGGTGTCGTTGGTGAGGGTCCGGAAAGTCTGCCAGGGGGTGCCGCCGGGGCGGCCCAGCAGGGGGTGCCCGTCCAGGACGGCGGCGAAGAGCTTCTCCAGCAGGGCCCGGCTGTCGGCCTCGCTCGCCCGGTCGAGTCCGAGGCCGGTCCAGGTCACGGGCGCGCATTCGACGACGCAGGTGCTGCGGTCGGGGCCGTAGCCGTAGCCGTAGCACCAGATCCAGCCGTGGGCGGTCTCCGTGAAGGCGAAGGTGAAGGCGTCGAAGACCTTGGTGGTGCCGAGCCACACGTAGTGAT
It encodes the following:
- a CDS encoding cholesterol oxidase substrate-binding domain-containing protein — encoded protein: MTTGSTNDNPSEASPWTRRGFLLGATALAALPGLPADPAAAAAELPDFPADVALYRSAYRNWVGEITADGLWACAPDGPDQVVAVVNWAWRQGWRVRARGAAHGWSPLTVTEGTPSGAPVLLVDTAVHLTDLALDSRTAVRAGTGVTMEDLLAFLEEHGLGITAAPAPGVLTLGGVLAVDGHGTAVPARGEQRQPGHTYGSLSNLILSLTAVVWDDGAGAYVLRTFQRDGADCAALLTHLGRSLVTEVVLRVGANTNLRCVSRTDIPAGELFAAPGSDDGRTFAGFLDEAGRVEAIWFAFTEHPWLKVWSVSPTRPLTSRKVTRPYNYPFSDNVPTPVAELVGRMTSEAAWYLAPVLGTAQYEAATLGLVTTLSADLWGPSKNTLLYLKPTTLQVHANGYAVLTARDGVQRVVSEFAAFYRERLTAYAARGSFPVNGSVEIRVTGLDDPAATGVAGARPPLLSALRPPEDHPEWDTAVWLDVLTLPGTPDAEAFLREIERFLLRTFDGGSALTRVEWSKGWAYTDDDVWSDQEVLGDVVPAAVGPAAWAQARAALDRLDPHHVYGNAFLDRLFGP
- a CDS encoding FAD-dependent monooxygenase, encoding MCVKVACVGGGPAGLYLSILLKRQDPSHDITVYERDPEGSTYGWGVTYWRGLLDRLHERDPESAALLDAGSVRWSDGVAHVRDLTTRHSGDQGHGIGRHRLLEILAARARDLGVRLEYERAITAGDLPSGADLIVAADGVRSELRSHHSERFGTRLTPGRNHYVWLGTTKVFDAFTFAFTETAHGWIWCYGYGYGPDRSTCVVECAPVTWTGLGLDRASEADSRALLEKLFAAVLDGHPLLGRPGGTPWQTFRTLTNDTWHHGNLVLLGDAAHTTHYSIGAGTTLALEDAIALAAALREHPELPRALARYERERKAALLPVQSAARYSAQWYENLPRYMHLPPERMFALLGQRHSPLLPYVPPQLYYRLDRAAGQLEPLRRFKRWLGPKVARTVHARALTSRE